One part of the Solanum dulcamara chromosome 8, daSolDulc1.2, whole genome shotgun sequence genome encodes these proteins:
- the LOC129901648 gene encoding protein disulfide isomerase-like 1-4, whose protein sequence is MPSRVIIFFLCISSLLLFSLFLTPSFAKTPASPDNDEFLSFLEDYEDSTESDNPNNDGSEVPSAPFDRAQEAEDIKIEDEDVVALTDRNFNDFVEDNKYVMVEFYTPWNGHCKALAPEYADAATELKAENVALAKINAAKEVEVADNYDVRSFPTIFFFVDGDPEPYHGRRTKNAIVSWIRKKIGSGVYNITTTEDAERVLTSEDKVVLAYLDSLVGSATNQLAAASKLENDVNFYQTTNPNVAKLFNIEDNVERPALVLLKKEPEKVLHYDGKFRKSSIAKFVSASKLPLVTTFTKETAPSIFASPIKKQVLLFATANDTDKLFPTFQDAAILFKGKLNFVFVKTDDDEVGRPVSDYFGVTGDSPQVIGYIDEDDRKKFRFNGDITLEKIKAFTEDFLEDKLKPFYKSDAIPETNDADVKIVVGNNFDEIILNESKDALLEIYAPWCRQCQALQPTFNKLARHLHGVESLVIAKMDGTRNEHPRAKFKGFPSLHFFPAGNKSIDPIPVDTEPTLVALYKFIKKHAAIPFKLQIPASSKVGIKRESDNVKDEL, encoded by the exons ATGCCGAGTCGAGTGATCATCTTCTTCCTCTGTATCTCATCTCTTCTcctcttttctctcttcctcaCTCCATCATTCGCAAAAACTCCAGCATCCCCCGACAACGACGAATTCCTCAGCTTTCTCGAAGACTACGAGGATTCAACCGAATCGGACAACCCGAATAATGATGGTTCCGAGGTCCCTTCCGCGCCATTTGATCGCGCCCAAGAGGCAGAGGATATTAAAATTGAGGACGAGGACGTTGTAGCATTGACTGATAGGAATTTCAACGATTTCGTGGAAGATAATAAGTATGTGATGGTGGAATTTTACACTCCCTGGAACGGACATTGCAAGGCTCTGGCACCGGAATATGCCGATGCCGCAACAGAGCTGAAAGCAGAGAATGTAGCGCTGGCGAAGATCAATGCCGCTAAGGAGGTTGAGGTGGCTGATAACTACGATGTCCGAAGCTTTCCTAcgatttttttctttgttgatGGTGATCCTGAACCTTACCATGGCCGAAGAACCAA AAATGCAATTGTCTCCTGGATAAGGAAGAAGATAGGATCCGGCGTTTACAATATAACAACAACAGAGGATGCAGAGCGTGTACTAACCTCCGAGGACAAAGTTGTTCTAGCATACCTCGACTCCTTGGTG GGTTCTGCGACTAATCAACTTGCAGCTGCTTCAAAACTTGAAAATGATGTTAACTTTTACCAGACGACAAATCCTAACGTGGCTAAGCTATTCAACATAGAAGACAATGTTGAACGCCCTGCTTTGGTATTGCTAAAAAAGGAGCCAGAGAAAGTGTTGCATTATG ATGGTAAATTCAGAAAATCTTCAATAGCTAAGTTTGTTTCTGCCAGCAAGCTTCCTTTAGTGACAACTTTTACTAAAGAAACTGCCCCTTCAATTTTCGCGAGTCCAATTAAGAAGCAG GTTTTGCTTTTCGCCACAGCAAATGATACGGATAAGTTGTTCCCAACATTTCAAGATGCTGCAATACTTTTCAAGGGAAAG CTTAACTTTGTTTTCGTCAAAACGGACGATGATGAAGTTGGAAGACCAGTATCAGATTATTTTGGGGTCACTGGAGATTCCCCACAG GTTATTGGATACATAGACGAAGATGATCGCAAGaaatttagatttaacggggacATTACACTCGAGAAGATTAAG GCATTTACAGAGGACTTTCTAGAAGACAAGCTCAAGCCTTTCTATAAATCAGATGCGATTCCCGAGACA AATGATGCTGATGTGAAAATCGTGGTCGGGAACAATTTTGATGAAATCATTCTAAATGAGTCAAAAGACGCGCTTCTTGAG ATCTATGCACCATGGTGTAGGCAGTGCCAAGCTCTGCAACCAACGTTCAATAAACTAGCACGCCACTTACATGGCGTTGAGTCTCTTGTTATAGCCAAAATGGACGGAACAAGAAACGAGCACCCTCGTGCTAAG TTTAAAGGATTCCCAAGTCTCCACTTCTTTCCTGCAGGGAATAAGAGCATTGATCCA ATCCCGGTTGATACTGAACCTACTCTAGTGGCATTGTATAAGTTTATCAAGAAACATGCAGCTATTCCTTTCAAGCTTCAGATACCAGCTTCTTCTAAAGTAGGCATCAAGAGGGAGTCTGACAACGTAAAAGACGAATTATGA
- the LOC129899558 gene encoding fasciclin-like arabinogalactan protein 11: MMSYLVFSLSLLAIFLHSCTLTLGQNSASAPAPAPSGPTNITKILEKAGQFTTFIRLLRITQAGDQINTQLNNSKQGMTVFAPTDNAFSSLKAGALNSLSSQQQVQLVQFHVLPNFISVSQFQTVSNPLRTQAGDTNPGDFPLNVTTSGNQVNVSTGIVDATVGNTIYTDDELAIYQVDKVLQPLSIFASPSPATAPAPGPATLNLKKKSPAALSPSSGSDDAPADKSGADSVNGVAVLGIGAFWFALRYGCDVRYF; encoded by the coding sequence ATGATGAGTTATCTTGTTTTCTCTCTTTCCCTCCTAGCAATTTTCCTCCATTCCTGCACCTTAACCCTTGGTCAAAATTCTGCCTCCGCTCCCGCTCCAGCTCCATCTGGGCCCACCAATATCACAAAAATACTGGAAAAAGCCGGTCAATTCACCACATTTATCCGGCTCTTAAGAATTACTCAAGCCGGTGATCAGATCAATACGcaattaaataattcaaaacAAGGAATGACTGTGTTTGCACCTACTGATAACGCATTTTCTAGCTTAAAAGCTGGTGCTCTCAATTCTCTAAGTTCTCAACAACAAGTTCAGTTGGTGCAATTTCATGTACTTCCTAATTTTATTTCAGTTTCACAGTTTCAAACTGTTAGCAATCCATTGAGGACACAAGCTGGAGACACTAATCCCGGTGATTTCCCGTTAAATGTGACGACATCCGGGAATCAAGTGAATGTGTCCACCGGAATTGTGGATGCTACTGTGGGTAATACGATATATACTGACGATGAGCTCGCGATTTATCAGGTGGATAAAGTGCTTCAGCCTTTGAGTATCTTTGCTTCTCCGTCGCCAGCGACGGCACCAGCACCAGGTCCGGCAACGTTGAATCTAAAGAAGAAGTCACCGGCAGCGTTGAGTCCGAGCTCCGGTAGCGATGATGCGCCAGCGGATAAATCGGGTGCTGATAGCGTGAACGGCGTGGCGGTGTTGGGAATTGGAGCTTTCTGGTTTGCGTTACGTTATGGTTGTGACGTTAGATATTTTTAA